Part of the Labrenzia sp. PHM005 genome is shown below.
CTGCCTCAACTTCAGCTGCGAGATCGGCTTGTATGTCTTCAACCGCCACCGTTTCTGATTCTACAGCTGCTTCCATATCAGCTTCGGCGTCAGTCTCAACTTCAGCATCAAACAATTTATCAATTGCAGCTTCGTCGAGAACTTCATCTCCCGCCATATTTTCAAAGTCGCCAGAGAATTCATCTGCTGGGGCTTCTTCAGCGGCTTCACTTGCAGGAGCCGGCGCAAACATGTCGTCAATGGCAGCCGCATCCATGGGCTGACTGTCTTCTGCCATAATGGCATCAATATCGGCAGCGCCGAGCGATTGTCCCATTTCGTGGCTGAAGTCAGAGGCCTCGGACGACACCTCATTGGCAACGTCAGTCAGCGCGGCGTCCAACACGTCTCCGCTGACCGACATCAATTCGTCGACGCTGTTTTGGCTAACGCCGGCGCCGGCCATCTGCGGGCCGTTCAACAAGTGTGCATCCGGGCGATTGTCGACAGGACCAGCCGTTTCATCGGCTTCGAGATCTTCAATGCCCCAAATGTTGATCATCAAATTGATGCGGCTTTCCAGATACCGCAGCACCTGAACCACCTTGTTGGTCCGCTGGCCGGTCAGATCCTGGAAGGAACACGCCATGAATATTTCAGTGGCCTTGGCATCAATGTCGTCGCAAGTCGCATCGTCAGCGCCGTTCTCCCGCAGAACCCAGGCCTTTTCCTGGATTTGCTCAGCTGCTTCAAGAATGGACTGAGTCGCCCCTTCTGTTTGCGTGACGATGGCATCCAGTTCATGCGAGGCGTCGACAAAGCGGTTGCTTTGGTCGGTATCGTCTTTGATGTTCGCGATTTCGGCTTTGGTCCGCTCGATCGCTTCATGCATATCTGCAATATCAAGCCGGATCTTATCGAGATCGGGAACTTTGCGCTGGCGGGTGACCACTTTTTCAAGACGCCGGATCGAACTTAGGATCTCGGTTGTTTCCGGGGTCTTGTTGCGATTCAAAAACTCCTTTAGAAACCGACGTCCCCGATCGGATTCCATCAAGGTCTGTTCAAGCGTCTGATATTCGGCTTCGCCGATCAGCTCCGGTTCTGCTTGTAGTGTTTCCGCTTTCATAAGGACGCGATTCTCAACTCTGCAAGGGCCGTTCGGTAGCCGCTACGGACTATTCTGACTTTCAAGGTAAACTCAAAATCGTTAATTTTTTTTTGGGCTTCGACAGACGGCGTACTTTACATGTTTAAATTGTCCCCAAGCTTAAGTGCGCGTGTCTCCAGTTTGTTTGCTGTCCATTTCTTCGGTTATGGCCTGTTTCTGCCGTTCTTTCCTGTTGTTTTGGAGTTTGAAGGTTTCTCGGCAGCGGACATTGGTTTTGTCCTGGGCGCGGGCACCATAGCGCGAATTGCGGCGAGCCCAGCCTTGTCCAATCTTGCCGATCGGACCGGCCAGCGGCGCTGGTCCATCTTCATCTATTCGATTCTCGGCACAGCGTTCATCGCGCTGTTTGCGTTCGGAAACGGGCTTTATGTTCTGGGCGCTGGCGTTATTGGGTACATGGTGTTCAAAGCCCCGGTTCTGCCGCTCAGCGATGCTTATGCCTTGGATGCAGCACGCAACACAGGGGCAGATTATGCCCGGATGCGGCTTTGGGGATCAGCCGGATTTGTCGCTGCGACCATCGCGGGCGGCTGGCTGGCAACCGATGAAACCATCTGGGCGATCCTGCTTCTGATCGGTCTGGCTTCGTTTTTCACCGGTTTCGTTGTCATGTCGCTTCCGCGCCAGAGCGGGGCCGGGGACGTAGGTGTCGCCAATGACGATTCGTTGGAAGCTCCGTTTAGAAGCATTTGGTTTTGGCCTGTGCTGATGCTTATGGGGCTGTTTCAGGCAAGCCATGCGGCCTTTTATGGTTTTGGAACCTTGTACTGGCAGGCCGCGGGAATCGCAGATCAAACCATTGGAATTCTATGGGCTATTGGTGTTGTGGCCGAGATTGCCCTGTTTACAGTTGCCGGCCGGATTGCGCTGCGGTTCGATCCTCCGGTGTTTCTGATTGTTGCCGGTGTTGCCGCAGTTATCCGATGGGGACTGTTCCCGTTTGCTGACGCGCTTTGGTCCATGGTCGCGCTTCAGCTTCTCCATGCTTTGACCTTTGGGGCAGCGCACCTTGGTGCGATTGCAATTCTCGCCAAGGTCGTTCCCAGCCGTTGGGCGGGCACGGGCCAGGGATTGCTGGCAACGTCCATTGGTTTGCAAATGGCAGCCGGGCTGAGTGTCTGTGGCGCGCTTTATGAAAGCAATCCCGATCTGCCGTTTTATGTGATGGCGGCCGTATCCGCGGTTGGAACACTTGGCATGTTTGCGCTGACACCTGTGGTGCGCCAGCGCATGGCTT
Proteins encoded:
- a CDS encoding protein phosphatase CheZ is translated as MKAETLQAEPELIGEAEYQTLEQTLMESDRGRRFLKEFLNRNKTPETTEILSSIRRLEKVVTRQRKVPDLDKIRLDIADMHEAIERTKAEIANIKDDTDQSNRFVDASHELDAIVTQTEGATQSILEAAEQIQEKAWVLRENGADDATCDDIDAKATEIFMACSFQDLTGQRTNKVVQVLRYLESRINLMINIWGIEDLEADETAGPVDNRPDAHLLNGPQMAGAGVSQNSVDELMSVSGDVLDAALTDVANEVSSEASDFSHEMGQSLGAADIDAIMAEDSQPMDAAAIDDMFAPAPASEAAEEAPADEFSGDFENMAGDEVLDEAAIDKLFDAEVETDAEADMEAAVESETVAVEDIQADLAAEVEAEAASESEAATEAEADADWAVIEQEADSDDNADPLVDLTEAERQALFN
- a CDS encoding MFS transporter: MFKLSPSLSARVSSLFAVHFFGYGLFLPFFPVVLEFEGFSAADIGFVLGAGTIARIAASPALSNLADRTGQRRWSIFIYSILGTAFIALFAFGNGLYVLGAGVIGYMVFKAPVLPLSDAYALDAARNTGADYARMRLWGSAGFVAATIAGGWLATDETIWAILLLIGLASFFTGFVVMSLPRQSGAGDVGVANDDSLEAPFRSIWFWPVLMLMGLFQASHAAFYGFGTLYWQAAGIADQTIGILWAIGVVAEIALFTVAGRIALRFDPPVFLIVAGVAAVIRWGLFPFADALWSMVALQLLHALTFGAAHLGAIAILAKVVPSRWAGTGQGLLATSIGLQMAAGLSVCGALYESNPDLPFYVMAAVSAVGTLGMFALTPVVRQRMASSAVD